In Paenibacillus phoenicis, one genomic interval encodes:
- a CDS encoding response regulator transcription factor, translated as MFQIMLIEDDPSLFQEIRERLQQWSYGVHGVRDFGNVLEELTAVRPDLVLIDIQLPKFDGFHWCRQIRARSNVPIIFLSSRDHPADMVMSMQLGADDFVQKPFHFEVLIAKIQATLRRVYNYNTERVELRTWRGATIEYGRNTVTAEQGTIELTKNEMLILKLLVEQKNRIVSREELIRSLWDNEHFVSDNTLTVNVNRLRKKLENLGLDAYIETKVGQGYMATEEVQVL; from the coding sequence TTGTTTCAAATCATGTTAATCGAAGACGATCCATCCTTATTTCAGGAAATCCGCGAACGACTGCAGCAATGGTCTTATGGAGTGCATGGCGTTCGGGATTTCGGCAATGTGCTGGAGGAGCTTACGGCGGTTCGTCCGGACCTGGTTCTGATTGATATCCAGCTGCCCAAATTTGATGGGTTTCATTGGTGCCGACAAATCCGTGCCCGTTCCAACGTGCCGATCATTTTCTTATCTTCCCGCGACCATCCCGCCGATATGGTGATGTCTATGCAGCTAGGGGCGGATGATTTTGTTCAGAAGCCGTTCCATTTCGAAGTGCTGATCGCTAAAATCCAGGCGACGCTTCGCCGGGTCTACAATTATAATACCGAACGCGTTGAGCTGCGGACGTGGCGCGGAGCGACTATCGAATATGGGCGCAACACCGTCACGGCAGAGCAGGGGACGATCGAGTTAACGAAAAACGAGATGCTCATCCTCAAGCTGCTGGTGGAGCAGAAGAATCGCATTGTCAGCCGCGAGGAGCTGATCCGCAGTTTATGGGATAACGAGCATTTCGTCAGCGACAATACTTTGACGGTCAACGTAAATCGGCTGCGCAAGAAGCTGGAGAACCTCGGGCTGGACGCTTATATCGAGACAAAGGTAGGTCAAGGATATATGGCAACCGAAGAGGTTCAGGTGTTATGA
- a CDS encoding M14 family metallopeptidase, translating to MRIQVRSGDTLWYYSQIFQLPLQLIVDSNPGIPAESLSVGQTIHIPGFVTSEYQVKAGDSIWKLSRDRGVSLDVILLLNQSVNPNHLTIGQRLQLPLRVTWFVVDIRKPYDYAALRDDLNRLMDIYPFIAYRNIGNSVMNKPIPELRIGKGSKQVHVNGAFHANEWITTPVLIKFLNQYLLALTNNSTIRGLHMWPYYEGATLSMVPMVNPDGVDLVIHGLPAEEPYRSNVLSYNGGNTDFQGWKANINGVDLNDQFPALWEREVARNPVERGPRDYPGTAPLTEPEAIAMANLVRQSDFDHVLAFHTQGEEIYWGFENREPAYAETIVNEFARVSGYKPVRNVESYAGFKDWFIYEFRRPGFTIELGTGVNPLPLSQFDEIYEESLGILLASLYM from the coding sequence ATGCGTATACAAGTGCGTTCGGGGGATACGTTATGGTACTACAGTCAAATTTTCCAACTGCCGCTGCAATTGATCGTCGATTCCAATCCAGGCATTCCAGCGGAGAGCCTTAGCGTGGGCCAGACCATCCACATCCCTGGTTTTGTCACCAGCGAGTATCAGGTGAAAGCCGGGGATTCCATCTGGAAGCTGTCCAGGGACCGCGGGGTTTCTCTGGATGTAATCCTGCTGCTGAACCAGTCGGTGAATCCAAACCACCTTACGATCGGACAACGGCTGCAGCTTCCGCTGCGGGTCACCTGGTTCGTGGTCGACATCCGCAAACCCTATGATTACGCCGCCTTGCGGGACGATTTAAACCGGTTGATGGACATTTATCCGTTTATCGCCTATCGGAATATCGGCAATTCGGTCATGAACAAACCGATCCCCGAACTACGCATCGGTAAAGGCAGCAAACAAGTGCATGTTAACGGAGCTTTTCATGCAAATGAATGGATCACGACGCCGGTGTTGATCAAATTCCTGAACCAATATCTGCTTGCGCTAACGAATAACAGCACCATTCGCGGTCTGCACATGTGGCCTTATTACGAAGGAGCCACCCTCTCCATGGTGCCGATGGTGAACCCGGACGGCGTAGACCTGGTGATCCATGGATTGCCTGCCGAGGAACCTTACCGCAGCAATGTGCTGTCCTACAACGGCGGCAACACCGATTTTCAGGGATGGAAGGCCAATATCAATGGCGTAGATTTGAACGATCAGTTCCCGGCGTTATGGGAACGTGAGGTTGCCAGAAACCCAGTGGAGCGCGGTCCACGGGATTATCCAGGCACCGCCCCGCTGACCGAACCTGAAGCGATCGCCATGGCCAACCTGGTTCGGCAGAGCGATTTTGATCATGTCCTGGCCTTCCATACCCAAGGGGAGGAGATCTATTGGGGCTTTGAAAACCGCGAACCGGCGTATGCTGAGACGATCGTAAACGAGTTCGCCCGGGTCAGTGGCTACAAGCCGGTCCGGAACGTGGAAAGCTATGCCGGATTTAAGGATTGGTTCATCTATGAATTCCGGCGTCCCGGATTTACGATCGAACTCGGAACCGGCGTAAATCCGCTGCCGTTATCCCAATTCGACGAAATTTACGAGGAGAGCTTGGGGATCTTGCTGGCGAGCTTGTATATGTAA
- a CDS encoding aldo/keto reductase, with translation MKMNRLGSSELMVSEIGLGCMSLGTEASKAIGLIHEALDRGVNFLDTADLYDDGTNEEIVGKAIKGRRDRVILATKVGNRRIPGQDGWVWDASKAYILSAVKDSLRRLGTDYIDLYQLHGGTIEDPIDNTIEAFEQLKQEGVIREYGISSIRPNVIREYVSRSSIVSVMNQYSIVDRRGEEAVFPLLQEHQISVIARGPLAGGALAANREPAKGVLDYELDELRDLRRKLQELETPERTLTQLAIRYSLAHPAVAVVIPGASSREQLLQNLAAADVPELSAEEIELIRSLSKANQYTLHR, from the coding sequence ATGAAAATGAACCGTTTGGGCTCCTCCGAACTAATGGTCAGCGAAATCGGACTAGGCTGCATGTCGCTGGGGACGGAAGCGTCGAAGGCGATCGGTCTGATCCATGAGGCGCTAGACCGTGGCGTTAACTTTCTCGATACCGCCGATTTGTACGATGACGGAACCAATGAAGAAATCGTTGGCAAGGCAATTAAAGGGCGCCGGGATCGCGTGATTCTGGCAACCAAAGTCGGCAACCGGCGGATTCCCGGCCAAGACGGCTGGGTCTGGGACGCGTCCAAAGCGTATATCCTCTCAGCGGTAAAGGATAGCTTGCGCCGGCTCGGCACGGATTATATCGATTTGTATCAGCTGCACGGCGGGACGATCGAGGATCCGATCGATAACACGATCGAAGCGTTTGAACAACTAAAGCAGGAAGGTGTCATCCGCGAGTACGGGATTTCTTCCATTCGACCTAACGTCATCCGGGAATATGTCTCCCGCTCCTCTATCGTCAGCGTCATGAACCAGTACAGTATCGTGGACCGGCGCGGCGAAGAAGCGGTCTTCCCTCTGCTTCAGGAGCACCAGATCAGCGTGATCGCCCGGGGACCGTTAGCCGGCGGAGCGCTGGCGGCGAACCGCGAACCGGCCAAAGGCGTGCTGGATTACGAACTGGACGAGCTGCGCGACCTGCGCCGCAAGTTGCAGGAGCTAGAAACGCCGGAGCGCACCCTTACACAGCTGGCCATCCGCTATTCGCTGGCCCATCCTGCGGTAGCCGTGGTCATTCCGGGAGCCAGCTCACGTGAGCAGCTGCTGCAAAATCTCGCTGCCGCCGACGTCCCCGAACTAAGTGCGGAGGAAATTGAGCTGATTCGCAGCTTAAGTAAAGCCAATCAATATACGTTGCACCGTTAA
- the bioB gene encoding biotin synthase BioB, which yields MNQRKMVGQSWDTFAEKALSGAVLTLEEGVSVLQANNDQLLPLMKAAYRVRRHYYGNKVKLNMIINAKSGLCPEDCGYCSQSLVSTASIPKYPLLDRETLVAGAREALQRKAGTYCIVASGRGPTDKELEQVVEAVAEIRATMPLKICACLGILREEQAEKLREAGVHRYNHNLNTSRANYPSITTTHTYDQRVATVETARAHGMSPCSGVIIGMGESDEEIVEMALALRELDADSIPINFLNAIPGTPLEHSERVPALKALKVLALFRFICPTKEIRVAGGREISLRTLQPLSLYAANSIFVGDYMTTKGQDVTLDHQMIEDLGFEIEETAI from the coding sequence ATGAACCAACGCAAGATGGTAGGACAGAGCTGGGACACCTTCGCCGAAAAAGCCCTGAGCGGTGCAGTTTTAACTTTGGAGGAGGGGGTGTCCGTATTACAAGCCAACAATGATCAATTGCTGCCGTTGATGAAGGCGGCTTATCGAGTGAGACGGCATTACTATGGCAATAAAGTTAAGCTCAACATGATCATCAATGCCAAAAGCGGACTATGCCCCGAAGATTGCGGGTACTGCTCCCAATCCTTGGTCTCAACGGCTTCGATTCCGAAATATCCGCTGCTCGACAGGGAAACGTTGGTCGCCGGAGCCCGTGAAGCATTACAGCGCAAGGCAGGAACGTATTGTATCGTGGCTTCCGGCAGGGGACCCACCGATAAAGAGCTCGAGCAAGTCGTTGAAGCGGTCGCTGAAATCCGCGCGACGATGCCGCTGAAGATTTGCGCTTGCCTCGGTATTCTAAGGGAGGAGCAGGCGGAGAAGCTCCGTGAAGCCGGAGTTCACCGCTACAACCACAATTTGAACACGAGCCGGGCGAACTATCCGTCGATCACAACCACCCATACCTACGATCAACGCGTGGCAACGGTGGAAACGGCAAGAGCGCACGGCATGTCTCCTTGCTCTGGCGTGATTATCGGCATGGGCGAATCGGATGAGGAAATCGTGGAGATGGCTTTGGCGCTGCGTGAATTGGATGCCGATTCGATTCCGATCAATTTTCTGAACGCGATCCCGGGGACGCCGCTCGAACATTCGGAGCGGGTACCGGCGCTAAAGGCGCTTAAGGTATTGGCTTTGTTCCGGTTTATCTGTCCGACGAAGGAAATCCGGGTAGCCGGCGGCCGGGAGATCAGTCTCCGTACGCTGCAGCCGCTATCCTTATATGCAGCGAATTCGATCTTTGTGGGCGACTACATGACGACGAAGGGGCAAGACGTAACTCTAGATCACCAAATGATTGAGGATCTGGGCTTCGAAATTGAAGAAACCGCGATTTAA